The proteins below are encoded in one region of Saccopteryx leptura isolate mSacLep1 chromosome 1, mSacLep1_pri_phased_curated, whole genome shotgun sequence:
- the NR1H3 gene encoding oxysterols receptor LXR-alpha isoform X1 — MSLWLEASVPDVSPDSAVELWEPDAQNASCPALRGSNCILREEVSMPSSAGDAPGMGLEAPDPTALLPWVEAPPEAAELRPQKRKKGPAPKMLGNEMCSVCGDKASGFHYNVLSCEGCKGFFRRSVIKGARYVCHSGGHCPMDTYMRRKCQECRLRKCRQAGMREECVLSEEQIRQKKLKRQEEEQAQAIFMPSRASSPPQILPQLSPEQLGMIEKLVAAQQQCNRRSFSDQLRVTPWPMAPDPQSWEARQQRFAHFTELAIVSVQEIVDFAKQLPGFLQLSREDQIALLKTSAIEVMLLETSRRYNPGNESITFLKDFSYNREDFVKAGLQVEFINPIFEFSRAMNELQLNDAEFALLIAISIFSADRPNVQDQLQVERLQHTYVEALHAYVSIHHPHDRLMFPRMLMKLVSLRTLNSVHSEQVFALRLQDKKLPPLLSEIWDVHE; from the exons ATGTCCTTGTGGCTGGAGGCCTCTGTGCCTGATGTTTCCCCTG ACTCTGCAGTGGAGCTGTGGGAACCAGATGCACAAAATGCAAGCTGCCCGGCGCTGAGAGGCAGCAACTGCATCCTCAGGGAGGAAGTCAGCATGCCCTCGTCAGCCGGGGACGCTCCGGGGATGGGGCTGGAGGCACCGGATCCCACAGCCCTGCTCCCCTGGGTTGAGGCCCCTCCAGAGGCCGCAG AGCTCCGTCCACAAAAGCGGAAAAAGGGGCCAGCCCCCAAAATGCTGGGGAACGAGATGTGCAGCGTGTGTGGGGACAAGGCCTCTGGCTTCCACTACAACGTGCTGAGCTGTGAGGGCTGCAAGGGATTCTTCCGCCGCAGTGTCATCAAAGGGGCGCGCTACGTCTGCCACAGCGGGGGCCACTGCCCCATGGACACCTATATGCGTCGCAAGTGCCAGGAGTGTCGCCTTCGCAAATGCCGCCAGGCTGGCATGCGGGAGGAGT GTGTCCTGTCGGAAGAACAGATCCGACAGAAGAAACTGAAGCGGCAAGAGGAGGAACAGGCCCAGGCCATCTTCATGCCATCAAGGGCATCCTCCCCGCCCCAAATCCTGCCCCAACTCAGCCCAGAGCAACTGGGCATGATTGAGAAGCTGGTGGCTGCCCAGCAACAGTGTAACAGACGCTCCTTTTCTGACCAGCTTCGAGTCACG CCTTGGCCCATGGCACCAGATCCCCAGAGCTGGGAGGCCCGGCAGCAGCGCTTTGCCCATTTCACTGAGCTGGCCATCGTCTCTGTGCAGGAGATCGTTGATTTCGCCAAACAGCTGCCCGGCTTCCTGCAGCTCAGCCGAGAGGACCAGATCGCCCTGCTGAAGACCTCCGCGATTGAG GTAATGCTTCTGGAGACATCTCGGAGGTACAACCCTGGAAATGAAAGTATCACCTTCCTCAAAGATTTCAGTTATAACCGGGAAGACTTTGTCAAAGCAG GGCTGCAAGTGGAATTCATCAACCCCATCTTCGAGTTCTCCAGAGCTATGAATGAACTCCAACTCAACGATGCTGAGTTTGCATTGCTCATTGCCATCAGCATCTTTTCTGCAG ACCGGCCCAACGTGCAGGACCAGCTCCAGGTAGAGAGGCTGCAACACACATATGTGGAGGCCCTGCATGCCTACGTCTCCATCCACCACCCCCAT GACCGGCTGATGTTCCCACGGATGCTaatgaagctggtgagcctccggACACTGAACAGCGTCCACTCAGAGCAAGTGTTTGCGCTGCGCCTGCAGGACAAAAAGCTACCCCCACTGCTCTCTGAGATCTGGGATGTGCATGAATGA
- the NR1H3 gene encoding oxysterols receptor LXR-alpha isoform X2 produces MSLWLEASVPDVSPDSAVELWEPDAQNASCPALRGSNCILREEVSMPSSAGDAPGMGLEAPDPTALLPWVEAPPEAAELRPQKRKKGPAPKMLGNEMCSVCGDKASGFHYNVLSCEGCKGFFRRSVIKGARYVCHSGGHCPMDTYMRRKCQECRLRKCRQAGMREECVLSEEQIRQKKLKRQEEEQAQAIFMPSRASSPPQILPQLSPEQLGMIEKLVAAQQQCNRRSFSDQLRVTEIVDFAKQLPGFLQLSREDQIALLKTSAIEVMLLETSRRYNPGNESITFLKDFSYNREDFVKAGLQVEFINPIFEFSRAMNELQLNDAEFALLIAISIFSADRPNVQDQLQVERLQHTYVEALHAYVSIHHPHDRLMFPRMLMKLVSLRTLNSVHSEQVFALRLQDKKLPPLLSEIWDVHE; encoded by the exons ATGTCCTTGTGGCTGGAGGCCTCTGTGCCTGATGTTTCCCCTG ACTCTGCAGTGGAGCTGTGGGAACCAGATGCACAAAATGCAAGCTGCCCGGCGCTGAGAGGCAGCAACTGCATCCTCAGGGAGGAAGTCAGCATGCCCTCGTCAGCCGGGGACGCTCCGGGGATGGGGCTGGAGGCACCGGATCCCACAGCCCTGCTCCCCTGGGTTGAGGCCCCTCCAGAGGCCGCAG AGCTCCGTCCACAAAAGCGGAAAAAGGGGCCAGCCCCCAAAATGCTGGGGAACGAGATGTGCAGCGTGTGTGGGGACAAGGCCTCTGGCTTCCACTACAACGTGCTGAGCTGTGAGGGCTGCAAGGGATTCTTCCGCCGCAGTGTCATCAAAGGGGCGCGCTACGTCTGCCACAGCGGGGGCCACTGCCCCATGGACACCTATATGCGTCGCAAGTGCCAGGAGTGTCGCCTTCGCAAATGCCGCCAGGCTGGCATGCGGGAGGAGT GTGTCCTGTCGGAAGAACAGATCCGACAGAAGAAACTGAAGCGGCAAGAGGAGGAACAGGCCCAGGCCATCTTCATGCCATCAAGGGCATCCTCCCCGCCCCAAATCCTGCCCCAACTCAGCCCAGAGCAACTGGGCATGATTGAGAAGCTGGTGGCTGCCCAGCAACAGTGTAACAGACGCTCCTTTTCTGACCAGCTTCGAGTCACG GAGATCGTTGATTTCGCCAAACAGCTGCCCGGCTTCCTGCAGCTCAGCCGAGAGGACCAGATCGCCCTGCTGAAGACCTCCGCGATTGAG GTAATGCTTCTGGAGACATCTCGGAGGTACAACCCTGGAAATGAAAGTATCACCTTCCTCAAAGATTTCAGTTATAACCGGGAAGACTTTGTCAAAGCAG GGCTGCAAGTGGAATTCATCAACCCCATCTTCGAGTTCTCCAGAGCTATGAATGAACTCCAACTCAACGATGCTGAGTTTGCATTGCTCATTGCCATCAGCATCTTTTCTGCAG ACCGGCCCAACGTGCAGGACCAGCTCCAGGTAGAGAGGCTGCAACACACATATGTGGAGGCCCTGCATGCCTACGTCTCCATCCACCACCCCCAT GACCGGCTGATGTTCCCACGGATGCTaatgaagctggtgagcctccggACACTGAACAGCGTCCACTCAGAGCAAGTGTTTGCGCTGCGCCTGCAGGACAAAAAGCTACCCCCACTGCTCTCTGAGATCTGGGATGTGCATGAATGA